The following coding sequences lie in one Arthrobacter sp. PGP41 genomic window:
- a CDS encoding Lrp/AsnC family transcriptional regulator produces the protein MSTNARNPRPGAHLEPLDAIDERLLAALVADARISNKQLAELVGIAPSTALMRTRALSERGIVQGYEAKLSLSAIGRSVQALVAVRLRAHDRDQIDRFTSRVPHLPAVLSTFHTSGSVDYLLHIAVATTEDLRDWVLDNLATDPVVGHTETTLVFEHIQGNHGPLPE, from the coding sequence GTGAGCACGAACGCCAGGAATCCCAGGCCGGGAGCGCACCTTGAGCCGCTGGATGCGATTGACGAACGGCTCCTGGCGGCGCTGGTGGCTGATGCGCGGATCTCCAACAAGCAGCTTGCGGAACTTGTCGGGATTGCCCCTTCCACGGCCCTGATGCGGACACGCGCCCTGTCCGAACGCGGGATCGTTCAGGGCTACGAGGCCAAGCTCAGCCTTTCTGCCATCGGGCGGTCCGTGCAGGCGCTGGTTGCCGTGCGCCTCCGCGCCCACGACCGTGACCAAATTGACCGCTTCACCTCCCGGGTGCCCCACCTGCCCGCGGTGCTGTCCACGTTCCACACCTCAGGCTCCGTGGACTACCTGCTGCACATCGCCGTCGCCACTACCGAGGACCTGCGGGACTGGGTCCTCGACAATCTGGCAACTGATCCGGTGGTGGGGCACACGGAAACCACGCTGGTCTTCGAACACATCCAGGGCAATCACGGTCCGCTCCCTGAGTAG
- a CDS encoding MFS transporter, which yields MTVFSELRMRPAPAAARAGWDASTTARLVMAGAVIFVLLVGANLATPLYPLLQAELGLSTLGVTAAFASYVLSLVATLMLAGHWSDHIGRRAALILAVVIGLGGGWLFAEAQTLAALCAGRALQGAAVALATGASAAALRELLPSRPEWASRFTLLASSGGVAAGPVIGGLLSLLPGPTTAPYYVHSLVLAGLLVPLYLLHARPAINPPAPARALRALAPRRPSVSREARGAFWLAAGVGFLSFAVFGFCLSLAPGYFAQVLETDSRPLVGVLAGLALGSSALSQLLTFRGRYVVPAGLAVLGVSVLLLGAAGAWQSPLLLVAATVAAGAGQGIAFRTVFNEVAAKVEASLHAQIVSTVYVITYLGSAVPVLGLGWASGVVGVPAAVAGFVLLCGAAALSLAAVTFRLAVIGRRAAA from the coding sequence ATGACGGTCTTCAGCGAGCTCCGGATGCGCCCTGCCCCGGCTGCTGCCCGGGCGGGCTGGGATGCATCCACCACGGCGCGGCTGGTGATGGCCGGCGCTGTCATTTTCGTTCTGCTGGTGGGTGCCAACCTCGCGACGCCGCTGTATCCGCTCCTGCAGGCGGAGCTCGGGCTGTCCACGCTGGGCGTGACCGCCGCATTTGCCAGTTATGTCCTGTCGCTGGTGGCCACGCTTATGCTGGCCGGGCACTGGTCGGACCACATCGGGCGCCGGGCTGCGCTCATCCTCGCTGTGGTCATCGGGCTGGGAGGCGGCTGGCTCTTTGCCGAGGCACAGACGCTCGCTGCCCTATGCGCCGGGCGGGCGCTGCAGGGCGCAGCCGTTGCGCTGGCAACCGGGGCCAGTGCCGCAGCCCTGCGCGAGCTCCTCCCGTCCCGTCCTGAGTGGGCATCCCGGTTCACCTTGCTGGCGTCGTCCGGGGGAGTGGCGGCCGGACCCGTTATTGGGGGACTGCTGTCCCTCCTCCCCGGCCCGACCACCGCACCCTACTACGTCCATTCGCTGGTTCTGGCCGGCCTCCTGGTGCCGCTGTACCTGCTCCATGCCCGCCCGGCAATCAATCCTCCGGCCCCGGCCAGGGCGCTGCGGGCACTGGCGCCCCGCCGTCCGTCCGTGTCGCGGGAGGCGAGGGGCGCATTCTGGCTCGCTGCCGGCGTCGGCTTCCTCAGCTTCGCGGTTTTCGGCTTCTGCCTATCCCTTGCACCCGGCTACTTTGCGCAGGTCCTGGAGACAGACTCGCGCCCCTTGGTTGGCGTGCTGGCCGGCCTGGCCCTGGGATCCTCGGCGCTGAGCCAGCTCCTGACCTTCCGGGGCCGCTACGTGGTTCCGGCCGGTCTTGCAGTCCTGGGCGTGTCCGTGCTTCTCCTGGGCGCCGCGGGAGCCTGGCAAAGCCCGCTGCTGCTGGTGGCAGCCACCGTGGCGGCCGGGGCCGGGCAGGGCATCGCCTTCCGCACCGTTTTCAACGAGGTGGCGGCCAAGGTGGAGGCATCACTGCATGCCCAGATTGTCAGCACTGTCTATGTCATCACGTACCTGGGAAGCGCTGTGCCGGTCCTTGGGCTGGGCTGGGCCTCCGGCGTGGTGGGCGTGCCGGCCGCCGTAGCGGGTTTCGTCCTGTTGTGCGGTGCGGCTGCTCTGAGCCTCGCAGCCGTGACTTTCCGCCTCGCGGTCATCGGCCGCAGGGCCGCTGCCTAG
- a CDS encoding Lrp/AsnC family transcriptional regulator — translation MNNLDATDLNILLALIRDPRIQVGELGESLGIARNTAQTRLRRLIRAGVLRPGGREVDLEAVGYDVVAFVTIEVSHRELDGVVAALRLIPQVLEVHEISGRGDVWCRVAATDTHNLQSSLRQVLRIKGVIRTETVLALHTHIPYRTEPLISGLAKASNT, via the coding sequence ATGAACAATCTGGATGCCACCGACCTGAATATCCTGCTGGCCCTTATCCGGGATCCCAGGATCCAGGTCGGTGAACTCGGCGAGTCCCTGGGCATCGCCCGGAACACGGCCCAGACGCGGCTGCGCCGCCTCATCCGGGCAGGAGTACTGAGGCCGGGCGGCCGCGAAGTGGACCTGGAGGCCGTGGGCTATGACGTGGTGGCCTTCGTGACGATTGAGGTCTCGCACCGGGAGCTGGACGGCGTGGTGGCCGCACTGCGACTGATCCCCCAGGTCCTGGAAGTTCACGAAATCTCCGGACGCGGCGATGTCTGGTGCCGGGTGGCAGCGACGGACACCCACAACCTCCAGTCCTCCCTAAGGCAGGTCCTGAGGATCAAGGGCGTGATCCGGACCGAAACCGTGCTGGCCCTCCATACCCATATCCCCTACCGCACCGAGCCGCTGATCAGCGGCCTGGCCAAGGCGTCGAACACCTGA
- a CDS encoding DUF1761 domain-containing protein produces the protein MDWLSYVSQINWLAVLLAFVATMAIGFVWYMPAVLGNRWMAAIGKTEEDLKNISGGAAIWVPMMAAAALTAILLAVLITKLGLDSAVAGGWFALVAGLVFRAGGHVIHNGFAGRPAAVTLIDSGHDLVAMTVAGAIIGGMS, from the coding sequence ATGGATTGGCTCTCGTACGTTTCACAGATCAACTGGCTGGCCGTGCTGCTGGCCTTCGTCGCAACCATGGCCATCGGCTTTGTCTGGTACATGCCCGCAGTCCTGGGCAACCGGTGGATGGCTGCCATCGGCAAGACGGAGGAGGATCTCAAGAACATCAGCGGCGGGGCAGCCATCTGGGTCCCGATGATGGCAGCCGCAGCCCTGACCGCGATCCTGCTGGCCGTCCTGATCACCAAGCTCGGGCTGGACAGTGCCGTGGCGGGCGGCTGGTTTGCCCTGGTTGCGGGACTGGTCTTCAGGGCAGGCGGCCACGTCATCCACAACGGCTTTGCCGGGCGCCCGGCAGCCGTCACGCTGATCGACTCCGGCCATGACCTGGTGGCCATGACGGTAGCCGGTGCCATCATCGGAGGAATGTCCTGA
- the corA gene encoding magnesium/cobalt transporter CorA — protein sequence MTIIDNAVYVNGVRHVEPENLEQTFETLARHGGMAWIGLYRPTEQEMAAVAAEFGLHALAVEDAISAHQRPKIERYEDNLFTVLRPARYLDATETVEFGELHIFTGKNFVVTVRHAETAGVAKVRQRLESRPDLLRHGPEAVLYALLDRVVDDYGPVVAGLENDIDEIEDQLFSGDTAVSRRIYELAREVIQFQRAIHPLPDIMRQLKQGFEKYDVETDLRHSLRDVEDHVERVISRADSFRDLLQNALTLDGTLTANRQNEASAKQNEQVKKISSWAAILFAPSFVAGIYGMNFDHMPELHWELGYPIAIGLMIATAALMYGIFKKKGWL from the coding sequence ATGACCATCATTGACAACGCCGTCTACGTCAACGGGGTCCGCCATGTCGAGCCCGAAAACCTGGAACAGACCTTCGAAACGCTGGCCCGGCACGGAGGAATGGCCTGGATCGGCCTCTACCGGCCCACCGAGCAGGAAATGGCCGCCGTTGCCGCTGAATTCGGCCTGCACGCGCTCGCAGTGGAGGACGCCATCTCGGCCCACCAGCGCCCCAAAATCGAGCGTTACGAGGACAACCTCTTCACGGTCCTCCGGCCTGCACGGTACCTGGACGCGACCGAAACGGTTGAATTCGGCGAGCTGCACATCTTCACGGGGAAGAACTTCGTGGTCACCGTACGGCACGCCGAGACGGCCGGAGTTGCCAAGGTAAGGCAGCGCCTCGAAAGCCGGCCGGACCTGCTGCGGCACGGCCCCGAGGCCGTGCTCTACGCTCTGCTCGACCGGGTTGTGGATGACTACGGGCCCGTGGTGGCCGGCCTTGAAAACGACATCGATGAAATTGAGGACCAGCTCTTTAGCGGTGACACTGCCGTATCCCGGCGCATCTACGAGCTCGCCCGGGAGGTCATCCAGTTCCAGCGGGCCATCCATCCCCTGCCGGACATCATGCGCCAGCTTAAGCAGGGCTTTGAAAAGTATGATGTGGAGACCGACCTCCGGCACAGCCTCCGTGACGTTGAGGACCACGTGGAACGCGTGATCTCCCGGGCCGATTCCTTTCGCGACCTGCTGCAGAACGCCCTGACCCTGGACGGCACCCTCACCGCCAACCGGCAGAACGAGGCTAGCGCCAAGCAGAACGAACAGGTGAAGAAGATATCCTCCTGGGCTGCGATCCTCTTTGCACCGTCCTTCGTGGCCGGGATCTACGGGATGAATTTCGACCACATGCCCGAGCTCCACTGGGAGCTGGGGTACCCGATTGCGATCGGGCTGATGATCGCGACGGCGGCCCTCATGTACGGCATCTTCAAGAAGAAGGGCTGGCTGTAA
- a CDS encoding DUF4259 domain-containing protein, which translates to MGAWGFQAFENDDALDWLEELEAGGAEVVRQGLNAVADGYIDAPDGSVAVAAAEITAAAQGNPHGDLPEDVATWVTAHGAELTAEDAQLALEAVERVVGEESELAELWDEADEPEWKESLDNLSERLRAALA; encoded by the coding sequence ATGGGTGCATGGGGATTCCAGGCCTTCGAGAACGACGATGCCCTGGACTGGCTCGAAGAGCTCGAAGCCGGCGGCGCGGAGGTCGTCCGCCAGGGTCTGAACGCTGTGGCCGACGGCTACATCGACGCGCCGGACGGGAGCGTCGCCGTTGCGGCCGCCGAGATCACCGCAGCTGCGCAGGGAAACCCGCACGGCGACCTGCCCGAGGACGTCGCAACGTGGGTGACCGCCCACGGGGCCGAGCTCACAGCTGAAGACGCGCAGCTGGCCCTCGAAGCGGTTGAACGGGTTGTCGGCGAGGAATCCGAGCTTGCCGAACTCTGGGACGAGGCGGACGAGCCGGAGTGGAAGGAATCCCTCGACAACCTCTCCGAGCGACTGAGGGCAGCACTGGCGTGA